One genomic window of Meles meles chromosome 3, mMelMel3.1 paternal haplotype, whole genome shotgun sequence includes the following:
- the LOC123939214 gene encoding single-stranded DNA-binding protein, mitochondrial-like, giving the protein MFQRPVLQVFHQFVRHESGIASSLVLESSLNHVQLLRRVGQDPMEGKNLVTIFSLVTNGMWWSGESEAYQMSDVSQKTTWHGISVFHPDLRGGVYQCVKKGSRSYVDGEVDYGEHTDKNNVRRQATAILADNIIFLSDQTKEKAWSGRLSFGYCLVQSHFQIMYSLLVPKDKN; this is encoded by the coding sequence ATGTTTCAAAGACCTGTATTACAGGTATTTCATCAGTTTGTAAGGCATGAGTCTGGAATTGCTAGCAGCTTGGTTCTTGAAAGTTCTCTGAACCATGTGCAGCTGCTCCGGCGAGTGGGTCAGGACCCCATGGAAGGGAAAAACCTGGTCACGATATTTTCTCTAGTGACAAATGGTATGTGGTGGTCTGGGGAGAGTGAAGCGTACCAGATGAGTGATGTAAGTCAAAAGACAACATGGCATGGGATATCAGTATTCCACCCAGACCTCAGAGGTGGGGTGTATCAGTGTGTGAAAAAGGGGTCCCGAAGTTATGTGGATGGGGAAGTAGACTATGGTGAACACACAGATAAAAATAATGTGAGGCGGCAAGCAACAGCAATCTTAGCTGATAACATTATATTTCTGAGTGACCAGACCAAAGAGAAGGCATGGAGTGGACGACTCTCCTTTGGCTATTGTTTGGTACAGTCTCATTTCCAAATCATGTATAGTCTTTTAGTTCCTAAGGACAAGAATTAA